In one window of Desulfovibrio aminophilus DNA:
- a CDS encoding AAA family ATPase, which produces MARLDKLTVRGFKSIKSLEGFELRNLNVLIGANGAGKSNFIGLFKMLAALDRNKLKLFTAQNGGPDALLYYGRKTTERFSMEMFFSKENYGFSLVPTSSNLFVFEEEHYVSPTLLVPFHSQGDQESMLNDSAGLGSKFTWQTYHFNDTSESAKVKQLHGLHDNLLFKPDAANLAAYLRGLREEYEPSYTRIVETIRLAAPFFGDFVFRAKPSDTIELEWTERGDPDTPLKAFALSDGTLRFICLATLLLQPPELLPDLVLIDEPELGLHPYAINLLSDMLKQAAEQKQIIVSTQSVELLNTLEPEDVVVVDREDDASTFRRLDAASLKDWLEDYALGDLWKQNVFGGRPGR; this is translated from the coding sequence ATGGCCCGGCTCGACAAGCTCACCGTGCGCGGCTTCAAGTCCATAAAAAGCCTGGAGGGCTTCGAACTGCGCAACCTGAACGTGCTCATCGGAGCCAACGGCGCGGGCAAGAGCAACTTCATCGGGCTGTTTAAAATGCTGGCGGCTCTGGATCGCAACAAGCTGAAACTCTTCACCGCTCAGAACGGGGGCCCAGATGCACTCCTGTACTATGGGCGCAAAACGACTGAACGATTCTCAATGGAAATGTTTTTCTCCAAAGAAAACTATGGATTTTCTCTTGTCCCTACCTCTTCAAATCTTTTTGTTTTTGAAGAAGAGCACTATGTTTCACCGACCCTCCTAGTGCCGTTTCATAGCCAGGGCGACCAAGAGTCCATGTTAAATGATTCTGCTGGATTGGGATCAAAGTTTACTTGGCAAACCTACCACTTCAATGACACCAGCGAATCCGCTAAAGTCAAACAGCTACACGGCTTGCATGACAACTTGCTATTCAAGCCCGACGCCGCCAACCTCGCTGCCTATCTGCGTGGGCTTCGCGAGGAATACGAGCCATCTTATACGCGCATCGTGGAAACGATCCGACTGGCGGCCCCGTTCTTCGGCGATTTCGTATTCCGCGCCAAACCAAGTGACACCATCGAGCTGGAGTGGACTGAACGCGGCGACCCGGACACCCCCCTGAAGGCCTTCGCCCTGTCCGACGGCACCCTGCGCTTCATCTGTCTGGCCACGCTCCTTCTGCAGCCGCCGGAACTCCTGCCCGACCTCGTGCTCATCGACGAACCCGAGCTGGGCCTGCATCCCTACGCCATCAACCTTCTGAGCGACATGCTCAAGCAGGCCGCGGAACAGAAGCAGATCATCGTCTCCACCCAGTCCGTGGAACTGCTGAACACCCTGGAGCCCGAGGACGTGGTGGTGGTGGACCGCGAGGACGACGCCAGCACCTTCCGGCGGCTGGACGCGGCAAGCCTCAAGGATTGGCTGGAAGACTACGCCCTGGGTGACCTCTGGAAGCAGAACGTGTTCGGCGGCAGGCCCGGCCGATGA
- a CDS encoding DUF4276 family protein, protein MSPVRVYALVEGQTEEAFLNLVISPALAEGLSLWPVNLRGNVSFARLKLHARNLLRQDKNAVLTTFIDLYALRNDFPDYAAAMRKTVLADRLATLESAMHRELVAIGGEDCRPERVIPHIQPHEFEGLLFSDVAALAKTEENWGKSLAALQHAREGFATPEEINGGPTTHPSARLNELAPQYRKTIHGPRAAGRVGLDAMTRECPHFRAWYERILALVPL, encoded by the coding sequence ATGAGCCCGGTGCGCGTGTACGCCCTGGTCGAGGGCCAGACCGAGGAGGCGTTTCTCAACCTCGTGATTTCTCCCGCATTGGCTGAGGGACTTTCCCTGTGGCCGGTGAACCTCAGAGGCAACGTCTCGTTCGCGCGACTCAAGCTCCATGCCCGCAACCTCCTTCGCCAGGACAAGAACGCCGTCCTGACCACCTTCATCGACCTCTACGCCCTGCGCAACGATTTCCCGGACTACGCGGCGGCCATGCGAAAAACCGTCCTGGCCGACAGGCTGGCGACCCTGGAATCCGCCATGCACCGCGAACTGGTCGCCATTGGGGGAGAAGACTGCCGCCCGGAGCGCGTGATCCCGCACATCCAACCCCACGAGTTCGAGGGACTGCTCTTCTCCGACGTGGCCGCCCTGGCCAAAACCGAGGAAAACTGGGGAAAGAGTCTGGCCGCCCTGCAGCATGCCCGCGAAGGATTCGCGACCCCGGAAGAGATCAACGGCGGTCCCACGACCCACCCCTCGGCCCGGCTGAACGAGCTCGCCCCCCAATACCGCAAGACCATCCACGGCCCCCGGGCCGCCGGACGCGTCGGACTGGACGCCATGACGCGGGAATGCCCCCACTTCCGCGCCTGGTACGAAAGAATCCTGGCCCTCGTCCCTCTCTGA
- a CDS encoding sensor histidine kinase codes for MRAPRLSSIRAALFTVVLGAMLPALALLLWTGAEHARHLKEESVQDARRTVESLAQIQERITENTRQMLATLAVVPEVRRGAAQGAALLRTLLDQNPQYTNVLLVDARGDLQATAVDAPMVNIADRKHFQDALAGRGFAAGEYIVSRTTSEPAFPFTQALLDTHGNVSGVLVAAFRLSSYGPLLDKLRLPPDSMLGIVDHAGRRLYRYPAKADSPLGAVIKAENLAAITSGPDADILSLRGTDGLPRLYAYKKLRLAPGAPPYMTLVLGLPESPLAGLARSALTRNVILLALVTVLTLFSAWFLAETVLGRRLQAITATAARISEGDLAARTGLPPESSDIGQVAQALDRMAEALQQREREQAESAETTARSLREKETLLKEIHHRVKNNLQLILSLVRLQALHDEGTPGPDFPIRMENRIRAMALVHEMLYESDDLGGVDLAVYVPRLTQAVVKAAAPPGGVQLSIDTVPARLPLDQAVPFALLLNELLTNACKYGLPPDRPGRLDVSLARDNDGLALRVADNGPGLPQDFDPLQGPSLGMRLVTGLADQLGGALSWTSDNGAAFTLHLPGFGGFAAS; via the coding sequence ATGCGGGCGCCCCGCCTCAGCTCCATCCGGGCGGCCTTGTTCACCGTGGTGCTCGGAGCCATGCTCCCGGCCCTGGCCCTGCTTCTTTGGACCGGCGCGGAACACGCCCGCCACCTCAAGGAGGAGAGCGTCCAGGACGCCCGCCGCACCGTGGAGTCCCTGGCCCAGATCCAGGAACGCATCACCGAGAACACCCGCCAAATGCTCGCCACCCTGGCCGTGGTGCCCGAGGTGCGCCGGGGCGCGGCCCAGGGCGCCGCCCTGCTGCGCACCCTCCTGGACCAGAATCCCCAGTACACGAACGTCCTCCTGGTGGACGCCCGGGGCGACCTCCAGGCCACCGCCGTGGACGCCCCCATGGTGAACATCGCGGACCGCAAGCACTTCCAGGACGCCCTGGCCGGTCGGGGCTTCGCCGCCGGGGAGTACATCGTCAGCCGGACCACCAGCGAGCCCGCCTTTCCCTTCACCCAGGCCCTGCTCGACACCCACGGGAACGTCTCCGGCGTGCTCGTGGCCGCCTTCCGGCTCTCGTCCTACGGCCCCCTGCTGGACAAGCTCCGCCTGCCCCCGGACTCCATGCTCGGCATCGTGGACCACGCCGGGCGGCGGCTCTACCGCTATCCCGCCAAGGCCGACAGCCCCCTGGGCGCGGTGATCAAGGCCGAAAACCTGGCCGCCATCACCTCCGGGCCCGACGCCGACATCCTCTCCCTGCGCGGCACGGACGGCCTGCCCCGGCTCTACGCCTACAAGAAGCTGCGCCTCGCGCCCGGCGCGCCGCCCTACATGACCCTGGTGCTCGGCCTGCCCGAAAGCCCCCTGGCCGGACTGGCCCGCTCGGCCCTCACCCGCAACGTGATCCTGCTCGCGCTCGTCACGGTCCTGACCCTGTTCTCGGCCTGGTTCCTGGCCGAAACCGTCCTGGGCCGCAGGCTCCAGGCCATCACCGCCACGGCCGCGCGCATCAGCGAGGGCGACCTCGCCGCCCGCACCGGCCTGCCCCCCGAATCCTCGGACATCGGACAGGTGGCCCAGGCCCTGGACCGCATGGCCGAGGCCCTGCAGCAACGCGAACGGGAACAGGCCGAAAGCGCCGAAACCACGGCCCGCTCCCTGCGCGAAAAGGAAACCCTGCTCAAGGAAATCCATCACCGGGTCAAGAACAACCTCCAGCTCATCCTCTCCCTGGTGCGGCTCCAGGCCCTGCACGACGAGGGCACGCCCGGCCCGGACTTCCCCATCCGCATGGAGAACCGCATCCGGGCCATGGCCCTGGTCCACGAGATGCTCTACGAGTCCGACGACCTGGGCGGCGTGGACCTGGCCGTCTACGTGCCCCGCCTGACCCAGGCCGTGGTCAAGGCCGCGGCCCCGCCCGGCGGCGTCCAGCTCTCGATCGACACCGTCCCGGCCCGCCTGCCCCTGGACCAGGCCGTTCCCTTCGCCCTGCTGCTCAACGAACTGCTGACCAACGCCTGCAAGTACGGCCTGCCCCCCGACCGGCCCGGACGCCTGGACGTGTCCCTGGCCCGCGACAACGACGGGCTCGCCCTGCGCGTGGCCGACAACGGCCCGGGCCTGCCCCAGGACTTCGACCCCCTCCAGGGCCCCAGCCTCGGCATGCGCCTCGTCACCGGACTGGCCGACCAGCTCGGCGGCGCGCTCTCCTGGACCTCGGACAACGGCGCCGCCTTCACCCTCCACCTCCCTGGCTTCGGCGGCTTCGCCGCTTCATAA
- a CDS encoding NAD(P)-dependent alcohol dehydrogenase translates to MSEKTTRTAKASPGGTEILAAVVRGAGRPFSFERLTLEAPRPDEVLVRLAACGVCHTDIGFWEAGDDGPVVLGHEGAGVVEAVGAEVRGLTPGDHVVLTIMSCGRCPACLDERPTACEHFWEANFGFSRLDGSNALSGGVRGHFFGQSSFATHALASVRNAVPVPRDLPLEPLAPLGCGFQTGAGTVLNSLAVKPGESLLVLGTGSVGLAAVMAGRLAGADPILAVDRVPSRLALALELGATHALESGPGLGKRIRAIAGKLDHAVDSTGVAALMRLAGDLLRPGGSAALLSGAEGPGELPDGRRVFGVIQGDAVPWRFIPQLVDHFRAGRFPLDRLVSTLPFRDLDRAVAESLNGTIIKPVLEISPAFGAPFGGS, encoded by the coding sequence ATGAGCGAAAAGACGACGCGGACGGCGAAGGCTTCCCCGGGCGGGACCGAAATCCTGGCGGCTGTGGTGCGCGGGGCCGGGCGGCCGTTCTCCTTCGAGCGGCTGACGCTGGAGGCCCCCCGGCCGGACGAGGTGCTCGTGCGGCTGGCGGCCTGCGGGGTCTGCCACACGGACATCGGCTTCTGGGAGGCGGGCGACGACGGCCCGGTGGTCCTGGGCCACGAGGGCGCGGGCGTGGTCGAGGCCGTGGGCGCGGAGGTCCGGGGCCTGACCCCGGGCGACCACGTGGTCCTGACCATCATGTCCTGCGGCCGCTGCCCGGCCTGTCTGGACGAACGCCCGACGGCCTGCGAGCACTTCTGGGAGGCCAATTTCGGCTTCAGCCGCCTGGACGGCAGCAACGCCCTGTCCGGCGGGGTGCGCGGGCATTTCTTCGGCCAGTCGTCCTTCGCCACCCACGCCCTGGCCTCGGTCCGCAACGCCGTGCCCGTGCCCCGAGACCTGCCCCTGGAACCGCTGGCCCCGCTGGGCTGCGGATTCCAGACCGGCGCGGGCACGGTGCTCAACTCCCTGGCCGTCAAACCGGGCGAGAGCCTGCTCGTGCTCGGAACCGGCAGCGTGGGGTTGGCGGCGGTCATGGCCGGACGGCTGGCCGGGGCGGACCCGATCCTGGCCGTGGACCGCGTGCCCTCGCGGCTGGCCCTGGCCCTGGAGCTGGGCGCGACCCACGCCCTGGAGAGCGGCCCGGGCCTCGGGAAGCGAATCCGGGCCATCGCCGGGAAACTGGACCACGCCGTGGACAGCACCGGGGTCGCGGCGCTCATGCGCCTGGCCGGGGACCTGCTCAGGCCGGGCGGGAGCGCGGCGCTGCTCAGCGGGGCCGAGGGACCGGGCGAACTGCCCGACGGCCGCCGCGTCTTCGGGGTCATCCAGGGCGACGCCGTGCCCTGGCGCTTCATCCCCCAGCTCGTCGACCACTTCCGGGCCGGACGCTTCCCCCTGGACCGGCTCGTCAGCACCCTGCCCTTCCGCGACCTGGACCGGGCCGTGGCCGAATCCCTGAACGGGACCATCATCAAGCCCGTTCTGGAAATTTCTCCCGCCTTCGGCGCCCCCTTCGGGGGTTCATAA
- a CDS encoding PilZ domain-containing protein, translating to MTERRKHPRVTLDAPLFCDVTPVDGRTFVTIVRDICLGGLRLELPPDGYVPAPGERLRITDCSECVAWVLDGLEAEVAWVGGGHCGLRLVRPELLDAANLRRISEDCCLD from the coding sequence ATGACCGAACGCCGCAAGCACCCCCGCGTCACCCTGGACGCCCCCCTGTTCTGCGACGTGACCCCCGTGGACGGGCGGACCTTCGTGACCATCGTGCGCGACATCTGCCTCGGCGGCCTGCGCCTGGAGCTGCCGCCGGACGGCTACGTGCCCGCCCCCGGCGAGCGGCTGCGCATCACGGACTGTTCGGAGTGCGTGGCCTGGGTGCTCGACGGCCTGGAGGCCGAGGTGGCCTGGGTGGGCGGCGGACACTGCGGCCTGCGCCTCGTGCGGCCGGAGCTGCTGGACGCCGCGAACCTGCGGCGCATCAGCGAGGACTGCTGCCTGGACTGA
- a CDS encoding GAF domain-containing protein, whose product MDRYESYYRSLYAAAMAVNSSLDPKLVLKTIVECAAKAMDAKACSLRLLDRSGRQLMPGAGFGLSNKYLRKGPVDLDQSAVDREVLSGRVVQVPDASTDPRFQYGKAAKDEGIVSVLVVPLRVEDKPVGVMRVYTDEKRTFNAEEEEFLTSIAALSALAIENARLHQALKREYESVLSFDYRTFD is encoded by the coding sequence GTGGATCGCTACGAGTCCTATTACCGTTCCCTGTATGCGGCGGCCATGGCCGTCAACTCCAGCCTGGACCCCAAGCTGGTGCTCAAGACCATCGTCGAGTGCGCGGCCAAGGCCATGGACGCCAAGGCCTGCTCCCTGCGGCTCCTGGACCGTTCCGGCCGCCAGCTTATGCCCGGAGCCGGTTTCGGCCTGTCCAACAAGTACCTGCGCAAGGGGCCGGTGGACCTGGACCAGTCCGCCGTGGACCGCGAGGTGCTCTCCGGCCGCGTGGTCCAGGTGCCCGACGCCTCCACGGACCCGCGCTTCCAGTACGGCAAGGCGGCCAAGGACGAGGGCATCGTCTCGGTGCTCGTGGTGCCGCTGCGGGTGGAGGACAAGCCCGTGGGCGTCATGCGCGTGTACACGGACGAGAAGCGGACCTTCAACGCCGAGGAGGAGGAGTTCCTGACCTCCATCGCGGCGCTCTCCGCCCTGGCCATCGAGAACGCCCGCCTGCACCAGGCCCTCAAGCGCGAGTATGAGAGCGTTCTTTCCTTCGACTACCGGACGTTCGACTAG
- a CDS encoding helix-turn-helix domain-containing protein, whose protein sequence is MNGGLGERIRAIRGETSQEDFAAELGISKTALGFYERNERVPRATFVAELCRPRGISLDWLLYGEGAMRQERRRSGAEDMADLRAENRELREENRELRMENRELRAENRTLHAVIRATARETQD, encoded by the coding sequence ATGAACGGGGGACTCGGAGAAAGAATCCGCGCGATCCGCGGCGAAACCAGCCAGGAGGACTTCGCCGCCGAACTGGGGATCAGCAAGACCGCGCTCGGCTTCTACGAGCGCAACGAACGGGTTCCACGGGCAACGTTTGTTGCCGAACTCTGCCGTCCGCGAGGCATCTCGCTGGACTGGCTGCTCTACGGCGAGGGCGCCATGCGCCAGGAGCGCCGCCGCTCCGGGGCCGAGGACATGGCCGACCTGCGCGCGGAAAACCGCGAGCTGCGGGAGGAGAACCGTGAACTGCGCATGGAGAACCGCGAACTGCGGGCCGAGAACCGCACCCTGCACGCCGTGATCCGCGCCACGGCCCGCGAAACCCAAGACTAG
- a CDS encoding DUF5675 family protein, translating to MLAEIIRLEESGEATLGVLRIDGRLFCLTLELPDRDNAPEVSRIPEGRYRCAPVDSPRFGRAIEVRGVPGRSHILFHPGNTAADTRGCILPGTRPGRMDGRRAVLESASAMRALLEAAGGREFDLLVAGPGRGAGQGA from the coding sequence ATGCTGGCCGAGATCATCCGCCTGGAGGAGTCCGGGGAGGCCACCCTGGGGGTGCTGCGCATCGACGGACGCCTGTTCTGCCTGACCCTGGAGCTGCCCGACCGGGACAACGCGCCCGAGGTCTCGCGCATTCCCGAGGGCCGCTACCGCTGCGCGCCCGTGGACTCCCCGCGCTTCGGCCGGGCCATCGAGGTGCGCGGCGTGCCGGGCCGAAGCCACATCCTCTTCCACCCCGGCAACACCGCCGCCGACACCCGGGGCTGCATCCTGCCCGGAACCCGCCCCGGCCGCATGGACGGCCGCCGCGCCGTGCTGGAGAGCGCCTCGGCCATGCGCGCCCTGCTGGAGGCCGCCGGGGGCCGGGAGTTCGACCTGCTGGTGGCGGGACCGGGCCGCGGGGCCGGGCAGGGGGCCTGA
- a CDS encoding tetratricopeptide repeat protein, with the protein MNSSCPAILGVFTDERERKAGRGAASTREFTQRIHWLVLRLEEDQCLALPLNERGLPGEVRRPLSRAELLGGFEPAPHIFRDHLLSVLAGLRDKLEILGGPRALEHLSPDEAQALKALSIAREMDVQADDIQLARLLLAGLPAGVVEFGERAAHDLNGEGVGLRRDGQAARAVVFLSKALEMSPRDDHLHFNLARAYYDKKDEAGCRRCLEDALRLNPDLDPARRFLRFLDVGKAALHRGPLIVEGL; encoded by the coding sequence ATGAACAGCAGCTGTCCCGCCATACTCGGGGTGTTCACCGACGAACGGGAGCGGAAGGCCGGGCGCGGCGCGGCCTCCACCCGGGAGTTCACCCAGCGCATCCACTGGCTCGTGCTGCGGCTGGAGGAGGACCAGTGCCTGGCCCTGCCGCTCAACGAGCGCGGGCTGCCCGGCGAGGTGCGCCGTCCCCTGTCGCGCGCCGAGCTGCTGGGCGGCTTCGAGCCCGCGCCGCACATCTTCCGCGACCATCTCCTGTCCGTGCTGGCGGGCCTGCGCGACAAGCTGGAGATCCTCGGCGGGCCCCGGGCCCTGGAGCATCTCTCCCCGGACGAGGCCCAGGCGCTCAAGGCCCTGTCCATCGCCCGGGAGATGGACGTGCAGGCCGACGACATCCAGCTGGCGCGGCTGCTCCTGGCCGGGCTGCCCGCCGGGGTCGTGGAGTTCGGCGAGCGCGCGGCCCACGACCTGAACGGCGAGGGCGTGGGCCTGCGCCGGGACGGCCAGGCCGCCCGGGCCGTCGTCTTTCTCTCCAAGGCCCTGGAAATGTCGCCCCGCGACGACCATTTGCATTTCAACCTCGCCCGGGCGTATTATGACAAGAAGGACGAGGCGGGCTGCCGCCGCTGCCTGGAGGACGCCCTGCGGCTGAACCCGGACCTGGACCCGGCGCGGCGCTTCCTCCGCTTCCTGGACGTCGGCAAGGCCGCGCTGCACCGCGGCCCGCTCATCGTGGAGGGCCTATGA
- a CDS encoding ATP-binding protein has protein sequence MQHINIAQDFEGRIDNLNWTPSTSWDLPILEAISNSLHATQYIDPNERIIEITLIREGDDQLTMVTDKQKERPIVGFRVQDNGEGFNDDNFSAFKRLDTRHKRKYGGKGIGRLFWLKAFNFVKIDSVYNLNGETFQRNIIFKIDGIDYNSSKLTSKKENKTIVEVTGIKPQYKRYYKRLSTTLAKNIADEFLPYFILNGWPRVLTTSFTGVGEGLVSVKDTTNYIDQHEKFRIKGIDFSLIHIKNYKSDKHSVHYCASNRVVSSFKSEATVNLPKKYLFDSTNTPFMYMGLVLSEYLDTNVSAERNAFLIPLRRKDVNHADMLHDIVLEDVDDEIKIRVSNFLRDSLAKAQTETIKSVHSVLSRNPELRYVNYSDDDISKLVSATESDITNKFRQMLYEQLDNSRCEMTALLERLGDDKIADFSKFETEFHEEVEKFSLLNQSHVVSYILFRQHVIKLFEKAITTYKNDKVKKESFIHNLIFPMRKQGRPADFGTHHNLWLIDDRLSLVDWIASDLPIAEHKVLHDVPSEFRPDIVFYNLAYADNADAISSSGYSEVHIVELKRPFTLSNNPVQQIRDYIYELRNGKCSHLIYDNGDYVESKRKVHLSDNTIFYGYVVFDLSEVKGTDRWNKIVFNDLKQYMNGYVFIKDNITIFVNSFENILEIAKKRNEAFYSKLINS, from the coding sequence ATGCAGCACATCAATATTGCTCAAGATTTTGAGGGGCGGATTGATAATTTAAATTGGACACCGAGCACTAGTTGGGATTTGCCAATTCTTGAAGCGATTTCTAACTCATTACATGCAACGCAATATATTGATCCTAATGAAAGAATTATAGAAATAACCTTAATCCGTGAAGGTGATGACCAGTTAACGATGGTTACTGATAAGCAAAAAGAGCGTCCAATTGTTGGATTTAGAGTTCAAGATAATGGAGAAGGATTTAATGATGATAATTTTAGCGCCTTTAAAAGACTAGATACTCGGCATAAAAGAAAGTATGGAGGGAAGGGTATCGGACGCCTTTTCTGGCTTAAAGCATTTAATTTTGTTAAAATTGACAGCGTATATAATTTAAACGGGGAAACATTTCAAAGAAACATAATATTTAAAATTGATGGTATCGATTATAATTCGTCAAAACTGACATCAAAAAAAGAAAATAAAACGATAGTAGAAGTCACCGGAATTAAGCCGCAATACAAGCGTTATTATAAGCGACTTTCAACAACATTAGCAAAGAATATTGCTGATGAATTTTTGCCTTACTTTATTCTTAATGGATGGCCAAGAGTATTAACTACATCATTTACTGGTGTTGGTGAGGGTCTTGTATCTGTAAAAGATACAACAAATTATATTGATCAGCACGAAAAATTTCGAATTAAAGGAATTGATTTTTCGTTAATCCATATAAAGAATTATAAAAGTGATAAACATAGTGTGCACTACTGCGCATCAAATAGAGTCGTTTCTAGTTTTAAATCTGAAGCAACAGTGAATTTGCCCAAAAAATATTTATTTGATTCAACGAATACGCCTTTTATGTATATGGGATTGGTTTTATCTGAATATCTTGATACCAATGTATCAGCAGAAAGAAATGCATTTTTAATTCCATTAAGACGCAAAGATGTTAACCATGCTGATATGTTGCATGATATAGTTTTAGAAGATGTGGACGACGAAATAAAGATTAGGGTTTCAAACTTTTTGCGTGATTCATTGGCTAAGGCGCAAACTGAAACTATAAAAAGCGTACATAGCGTACTTTCTCGCAATCCTGAACTAAGATACGTAAATTATTCTGACGATGATATTTCAAAGTTAGTGTCAGCAACTGAGAGTGATATAACAAATAAATTTAGACAGATGTTATATGAACAGCTAGACAATTCACGCTGCGAGATGACTGCTCTACTAGAACGTCTTGGGGATGATAAGATTGCTGATTTTAGTAAATTTGAAACAGAATTCCATGAAGAAGTTGAGAAATTTTCGTTATTGAATCAATCACACGTTGTGTCGTATATATTGTTTAGACAGCACGTGATTAAGCTCTTTGAAAAAGCTATTACAACATATAAAAATGATAAGGTAAAAAAAGAGAGTTTCATTCATAATTTAATTTTCCCAATGAGAAAACAAGGAAGGCCGGCAGATTTCGGTACTCACCATAATCTTTGGCTGATTGATGACCGTCTGTCGCTTGTCGATTGGATTGCTAGTGATTTACCTATTGCAGAGCACAAAGTGTTGCACGATGTGCCATCAGAATTTCGCCCGGACATTGTATTTTATAATTTAGCATATGCTGACAATGCTGATGCTATATCTTCATCTGGTTATTCTGAGGTTCATATAGTTGAGTTAAAAAGGCCATTTACATTGTCAAATAATCCTGTACAGCAAATCCGTGATTATATTTATGAATTAAGAAACGGTAAGTGTTCTCATTTAATTTATGATAACGGTGACTATGTCGAATCCAAAAGAAAAGTACACCTATCTGATAACACTATTTTTTACGGATATGTTGTGTTCGATTTGAGTGAAGTGAAAGGGACAGACAGGTGGAACAAAATTGTTTTTAATGATTTGAAGCAGTATATGAACGGGTATGTTTTTATTAAAGACAATATCACTATATTTGTTAACTCATTTGAGAATATTTTAGAGATTGCAAAGAAGCGGAACGAAGCATTTTATAGTAAACTTATTAATTCATAG
- the gap gene encoding type I glyceraldehyde-3-phosphate dehydrogenase, producing the protein MSKLRVGINGFGRIGRQVVKAMYERWHDDLEVVAVNDLFDVATNAHLLEFDTNYGHTGAPIAVVEGDITYGDWTLKSLAQRDPHDCRWGDLGVDVVVESTGIFTTGPKAKAHLEAGAKKVIISAPAKEEDVTVVIGVNEKAYDPDKHHIVSNASCTTNCLAPAAKVIHEAFGIRSGLMCTIHSYTNDQRILDLPHKDLRRARAAALNIIPTTTGAAKAVALVIPELKGKFDGYSLRVPTPTVSLVDLACVLEREADTDSLRAALKTASEGPLKGILGYNTRPLVSMDFKGDARSGIVEEEHTRVQDKTLAKLVVWYDNEWGYSCRVSDLAKIMKDRGGF; encoded by the coding sequence ATGAGCAAGCTGCGCGTCGGCATCAACGGTTTCGGCCGCATCGGCCGCCAGGTGGTCAAGGCCATGTACGAGCGCTGGCACGACGATCTGGAGGTGGTGGCCGTCAACGACCTCTTCGACGTGGCCACCAACGCCCACCTCCTGGAGTTCGACACGAACTACGGCCACACCGGGGCGCCCATCGCCGTGGTCGAGGGCGACATCACCTACGGCGACTGGACCCTGAAAAGCCTGGCCCAGCGCGACCCCCACGACTGCCGCTGGGGCGACCTGGGCGTGGACGTGGTGGTCGAGTCCACGGGCATCTTCACCACCGGACCCAAGGCCAAGGCCCACCTGGAGGCCGGAGCCAAGAAGGTCATCATCTCCGCCCCGGCCAAGGAGGAGGACGTGACCGTGGTCATCGGCGTGAACGAGAAGGCCTATGACCCGGACAAGCACCACATCGTGTCCAACGCCTCCTGCACCACCAACTGCCTGGCCCCGGCGGCCAAGGTGATCCACGAGGCCTTCGGCATCCGCTCGGGCCTGATGTGCACCATCCACTCCTACACCAACGACCAGCGCATCCTGGACCTGCCGCACAAGGACCTGCGCCGGGCCCGCGCGGCGGCCCTGAACATCATCCCGACCACCACCGGCGCGGCCAAGGCCGTGGCCCTGGTCATCCCGGAGCTCAAGGGCAAGTTCGACGGCTACTCCCTGCGCGTGCCCACGCCCACGGTCTCGCTGGTGGATCTGGCCTGCGTGCTCGAGCGCGAGGCCGACACCGACTCCCTGCGCGCGGCGCTCAAGACCGCCAGCGAGGGCCCGCTCAAGGGCATCCTGGGCTACAACACCCGGCCCCTGGTCTCCATGGACTTCAAGGGCGACGCCCGCTCCGGCATCGTGGAGGAGGAGCACACCCGGGTCCAGGACAAGACCCTGGCCAAGCTCGTGGTCTGGTACGACAACGAGTGGGGCTACTCCTGCCGCGTCTCCGACCTGGCCAAGATCATGAAGGACCGGGGCGGCTTCTAG
- a CDS encoding DNA-binding protein — protein MLCVCGSKAIGLAIGESPREVGRLVAEQGLPAWKREGRGAWRALPSDLELWLQSQRDRYLGMIPEDYDD, from the coding sequence ATGCTCTGCGTCTGCGGCTCCAAGGCCATCGGCCTGGCCATCGGCGAGAGCCCGCGCGAGGTCGGCCGCCTGGTGGCCGAGCAGGGGCTGCCCGCCTGGAAACGCGAGGGCCGGGGGGCCTGGCGGGCCCTGCCCTCGGACCTGGAACTCTGGCTCCAGAGCCAGCGCGACCGCTATCTCGGCATGATTCCAGAGGATTACGACGACTGA